A genomic region of Brevibacillus sp. JNUCC-41 contains the following coding sequences:
- a CDS encoding sulfite exporter TauE/SafE family protein, whose translation MEDIQISTLLLLMFFGFLAAFIDSVVGGGGLISIPALLFSGLPPSQAIATNKLASSMGSLTSTIAFIRSGKVDFRLVSKLFPLIFIGSLLGAWVVNFVSPELLKPMILVLLIAIAIYTFFKKDWGQKSTYHKLTWQKAALFAFAIFAIGFYDGFLGAGTGSFILFAFLMIGFDFLHSAGNAKFLNFGSNLAALIMFIFLDTVNFSYGIPMGISMIAGALAGSKFAIKKGVAYVRVLFIIVTVILILKNIMDYLMGG comes from the coding sequence ATGGAGGATATACAAATTTCAACACTCTTGCTGCTGATGTTTTTCGGATTTTTGGCAGCATTCATTGATTCTGTGGTAGGCGGCGGAGGCCTGATTTCCATACCTGCTTTATTATTTTCAGGACTTCCCCCCTCTCAAGCGATCGCAACAAATAAGTTAGCAAGTTCCATGGGGTCTTTAACAAGCACCATTGCCTTCATTCGCTCAGGTAAGGTTGATTTTCGATTGGTATCCAAACTTTTCCCCCTGATTTTCATAGGTTCCCTGCTGGGCGCTTGGGTTGTTAATTTCGTCTCGCCTGAATTATTAAAGCCAATGATCTTGGTTCTATTAATAGCTATTGCCATTTATACCTTTTTTAAAAAGGACTGGGGACAGAAATCGACTTACCATAAACTCACATGGCAAAAGGCTGCACTATTTGCCTTCGCTATATTTGCCATTGGTTTTTATGATGGGTTTTTGGGCGCTGGAACGGGATCCTTCATTCTCTTTGCCTTTTTAATGATTGGCTTTGATTTTTTGCACTCTGCAGGAAATGCAAAATTTTTGAACTTCGGAAGCAATCTGGCAGCACTGATCATGTTCATATTCCTTGATACCGTCAACTTTTCTTACGGAATACCGATGGGGATCTCCATGATAGCAGGTGCATTGGCCGGATCCAAATTCGCCATTAAGAAGGGAGTGGCATATGTAAGGGTATTATTTATCATAGTAACCGTCATTCTGATTTTGAAAAATATAATGGATTATTTAATGGGCGGCTAA
- a CDS encoding oxidoreductase yields MIEKWNGEEMADVSGQTIVITGANSGIGFETAFALAGKGAEIILAVRNASKGEKAVDRILSVHPKANVHVMQLDLSDLSSIRHFADSFQENYDSLSVLINNAGVMIPPYSKTKDGFELQFGSNHLGHFALTGLLLPRILSTPRSRVVTLSSLAAINGYIDFENLNGESGYKPMKYYGQSKLANLLFARELQNKFNQHDANPISIACHPGLSHTNLMSRGSGKPINRFVHFLSKTITQPASMGALPTLYAATEPTLTGGEYIGPDGKKSRKGFPRKDDIIDSLYNEEISKRLWSISEALTEVEYHFTESMTPK; encoded by the coding sequence ATGATTGAAAAGTGGAATGGCGAAGAAATGGCAGATGTATCGGGGCAAACCATTGTGATTACTGGTGCAAATAGTGGAATTGGCTTCGAAACGGCTTTTGCACTGGCCGGTAAGGGGGCAGAGATCATCCTTGCAGTCCGGAATGCTTCAAAGGGTGAAAAGGCAGTCGATAGAATCTTATCGGTCCATCCTAAGGCGAATGTACACGTGATGCAGCTGGATTTAAGTGATTTAAGCAGCATTCGGCATTTTGCTGATTCCTTTCAGGAAAACTATGACTCTCTATCCGTCCTCATCAATAACGCAGGTGTGATGATTCCGCCATACAGTAAGACGAAAGATGGTTTCGAGCTGCAATTCGGCAGCAATCATCTCGGTCATTTTGCTTTGACAGGCCTCCTTCTTCCGCGTATCCTTTCTACGCCAAGATCGCGTGTGGTCACATTGAGCAGCTTGGCCGCCATCAATGGATATATAGACTTCGAAAACCTAAATGGTGAAAGCGGTTATAAACCAATGAAATACTATGGGCAAAGCAAGCTGGCGAATCTACTCTTCGCCCGCGAATTACAGAATAAATTCAACCAGCATGATGCAAACCCGATCAGCATCGCCTGTCATCCGGGCCTTTCCCATACTAATCTCATGTCTCGCGGATCTGGCAAACCCATAAATAGATTCGTGCATTTTCTTTCGAAAACCATCACCCAGCCGGCGAGCATGGGAGCATTGCCTACCCTTTATGCCGCAACGGAACCTACATTAACAGGCGGGGAGTATATCGGACCCGATGGAAAGAAGAGCAGGAAAGGCTTTCCGAGAAAAGACGATATCATCGATTCCTTATATAATGAAGAAATCTCGAAAAGATTATGGTCCATTTCGGAAGCCTTGACAGAGGTCGAATATCATTTCACTGAAAGCATGACACCAAAATGA